A window of Castor canadensis chromosome 10, mCasCan1.hap1v2, whole genome shotgun sequence contains these coding sequences:
- the Ogg1 gene encoding N-glycosylase/DNA lyase isoform X2 encodes MKRGGAAGACSLCRRGLWAPSTQVLSGRDHGGAETAVQMLARCFLPGSMRLRTLASCPALFASIRCPRSELRLDLVLASGQSFRWREQSPAHWSGVLADQVWTLTQTEEQLYCTVYRGDKGCVGRPTPEELETVHKYFRLDVSLAQLYSHWGSVDSHFQEVAQKFQGVRLLRQDPTECLFSFICSSNNNIARITGMVERLCQAFGPRLIQLDDVAYHGFPSLQTLAGPGVEAHLRKLGLGYRARYVCASAQAILEEHGGLAWLQQLQEAPYEEAHKALCGLPGVGTKVADCICLMALDKPQAVPVDVHVWQIAQRDYSWHPTVSQAKGPSPQANKELDEVSLCCPDQLQSGIK; translated from the exons ATGAAACGGGGAGGGGCCGCGGGGGCGTGCTCATTATGTAGGCGGGGGCTTTGGGCCCCGAGCACGCAGGTTCTCAGTGGGCGGGACCATGGTGGGGCGGAGACTGCTGTGCAAATGTTAGCCCGCTGCTTTCTACCTGGGAGCATGAGGCTTCGTACTCTAGCCTCCTGCCCGGCCCTCTTTGCCTCCATCCGGTGTCCACGCTCTGAGCTGCGCCTGGACCTGGTTTTAGCTTCTGGACAGTCCTTCCG GTGGAGGGAGCAAAGCCCTGCACACTGGAGTGGCGTGCTGGCGGACCAAGTATGGACACTGACTCAGACTGAAGAGCAGCTCTACTGCACCGTGTACCGAGGTGACAAGGGCTGCGTTGGCAGGCCCACCCCAGAGGAGCTAGAGACCGTACACAAGTACTTCCGGTTGGATGTCAGCCTGGCTCAACTGTATAGCCACTGGGGTTCCGTGGACTCCCATTTCCAAGAGGTggctcagaaatttcaag GTGTGCGACTTCTGCGACAGGACCCCACCGAATGCCTTTTCTCCTTCATCTGTTCCTCCAATAACAACATTGCCCGCATCACTGGCATGGTGGAACGGCTGTGCCAGGCCTTCGGACCTCGGCTCATCCAGCTTGATGATGTAGCCTATCACGGTTTCCCCAGCCTGCAGACCCTGGCTG GACCAGGGGTAGAGGCCCACCTCAGGAAGCTGGGCCTGGGGTACCGGGCTCGCTATGTGTGTGCCAGTGCCCAAGCCATCCTGGAAGAACATGGTGGACTGGCCTGGCTGCAGCAACTTCAAGAGGCTCCCTACGAGGAGGCCCACAAGGCCCTCTGTGGCCTGCCTGGGGTGGGCACCAAG GTGGCTGACTGCATCTGCCTAATGGCCCTGGACAAACCCCAAGCTGTGCCCGTGGATGTTCATGTGTGGCAGATAGCGCAACGTGACTACAGCTGGCACCCCACCGTGTCCCAGGCCAAGGGCCCGAGCCCCCAGGCCAACAAGGAACTGG
- the Camk1 gene encoding calcium/calmodulin-dependent protein kinase type 1 has translation MPGAVEGPSWKQAEDIRDIYDFRDVLGTGAFSEVILAEDKRTQKLVAIKCIAKKALEGKEGSMENEIAVLHKIKHPNIVALDDIYESGGHLYLIMQLVSGGELFDRIVEKGFYTERDASRLIFQVLDAVKYLHDLGIVHRDLKPENLLYYSLDEDSKIMISDFGLSKMEDPGSVLSTACGTPGYVAPEVLAQKPYSKAVDCWSIGVIAYILLCGYPPFYDENDARLFEQILKAEYEFDSPYWDDISDSAKDFIRHLMEKDPEKRFTCEQALQHPWIAGDTALDKNIHQSVSEQIKKNFAKSKWKQAFNATAVVRHMRKLQLGTSQEGQGQTASHGEMLTPTAGGPATGCCCRDCCGEAGQELAPTLPPQL, from the exons ATGCCGGGAGCAGTGGAAGGTCCTAGCTGGAAGCAGGCGGAGGACATTAGGGACATTTATGACTTCCGAGATGTTCTGGGCAC GGGGGCCTTTTCAGAGGTAATCCTGGCAGAAGATAAGAGGACGCAGAAGCTGGTGGCCATCAAATGCATTGCCAAGAAGGCTCTGGAGGGCAAAGAGGGCAGCATGGAGAATGAGATTGCTGTCCTGCACAA GATCAAGCACCCCAACATCGTAGCCCTAGATGACATCTATGAGAGTGGGGGCCACCTCTACCTCATCATGCAGCT GGTGTCGGGCGGGGAGCTGTTTGACCGTATTGTGGAGAAAGGATTCTACACAGAGCGGGACGCCAGCCGTCTCATCTTCCAGGTGCTGGATGCTGTCAAGTACCTGCATGACCTGGGCATTGTGCACCGGGACCTCAAG CCAGAAAATTTGCTGTACTACAGCCTGGATGAAGACTCCAAGATCATGATCTCGGACTTTGGCCTCTCCAAGATGGAGGACCCAGGCAGTGTCCTCTCCACAGCCTGTGGGACCCCGGGATACGTGG CCCCTGAGGTCCTAGCTCAGAAGCCCTACAGCAAGGCTGTGGACTGCTGGTCCATTGGAGTCATTGCCTACATTCT GCTCTGCGGCTACCCCCCCTTCTATGACGAGAATGATGCCAGACTCTTTGAACAGATTCTAAAGGCTGAGTACGAGTTTGACTCTCCTTACTGGGATGACATCTCTGACTCTG CAAAAGATTTTATCCGGCACTTGATGGAGAAGGATCCAGAGAAGAGGTTTACCTGTGAGCAGGCCTTGCAGCACCCATG GATTGCAGGAGATACGGCTCTTGATAAGAATATCCACCAGTCAGTGAGCGAGCAAATCAAGAAGAATTTTGCCAAGAGCAAGTGGAAG CAAGCCTTCAATGCCACGGCTGTAGTACGGCACATGAGGAAGTTGCAGCTGGGCACCAGTCAGGAGGGGCAGGGACAGACGGCAAGCCACGGGGAGATGCTGACACCCACAGCTGGGG GACCAGCAACTGGCTGCTGTTGTCGAGACTGCTGCGGGGAGGCAGGTCAAGAACTGGCCCCAACACTGCCACCCCAGCTCTAG
- the Ogg1 gene encoding N-glycosylase/DNA lyase isoform X1: protein MKRGGAAGACSLCRRGLWAPSTQVLSGRDHGGAETAVQMLARCFLPGSMRLRTLASCPALFASIRCPRSELRLDLVLASGQSFRWREQSPAHWSGVLADQVWTLTQTEEQLYCTVYRGDKGCVGRPTPEELETVHKYFRLDVSLAQLYSHWGSVDSHFQEVAQKFQGVRLLRQDPTECLFSFICSSNNNIARITGMVERLCQAFGPRLIQLDDVAYHGFPSLQTLAGPGVEAHLRKLGLGYRARYVCASAQAILEEHGGLAWLQQLQEAPYEEAHKALCGLPGVGTKVADCICLMALDKPQAVPVDVHVWQIAQRDYSWHPTVSQAKGPSPQANKELGNFFRSLWGPYAGWAQAVVFSADLHKPHCVQEPPAKRRKVSKGPKG from the exons ATGAAACGGGGAGGGGCCGCGGGGGCGTGCTCATTATGTAGGCGGGGGCTTTGGGCCCCGAGCACGCAGGTTCTCAGTGGGCGGGACCATGGTGGGGCGGAGACTGCTGTGCAAATGTTAGCCCGCTGCTTTCTACCTGGGAGCATGAGGCTTCGTACTCTAGCCTCCTGCCCGGCCCTCTTTGCCTCCATCCGGTGTCCACGCTCTGAGCTGCGCCTGGACCTGGTTTTAGCTTCTGGACAGTCCTTCCG GTGGAGGGAGCAAAGCCCTGCACACTGGAGTGGCGTGCTGGCGGACCAAGTATGGACACTGACTCAGACTGAAGAGCAGCTCTACTGCACCGTGTACCGAGGTGACAAGGGCTGCGTTGGCAGGCCCACCCCAGAGGAGCTAGAGACCGTACACAAGTACTTCCGGTTGGATGTCAGCCTGGCTCAACTGTATAGCCACTGGGGTTCCGTGGACTCCCATTTCCAAGAGGTggctcagaaatttcaag GTGTGCGACTTCTGCGACAGGACCCCACCGAATGCCTTTTCTCCTTCATCTGTTCCTCCAATAACAACATTGCCCGCATCACTGGCATGGTGGAACGGCTGTGCCAGGCCTTCGGACCTCGGCTCATCCAGCTTGATGATGTAGCCTATCACGGTTTCCCCAGCCTGCAGACCCTGGCTG GACCAGGGGTAGAGGCCCACCTCAGGAAGCTGGGCCTGGGGTACCGGGCTCGCTATGTGTGTGCCAGTGCCCAAGCCATCCTGGAAGAACATGGTGGACTGGCCTGGCTGCAGCAACTTCAAGAGGCTCCCTACGAGGAGGCCCACAAGGCCCTCTGTGGCCTGCCTGGGGTGGGCACCAAG GTGGCTGACTGCATCTGCCTAATGGCCCTGGACAAACCCCAAGCTGTGCCCGTGGATGTTCATGTGTGGCAGATAGCGCAACGTGACTACAGCTGGCACCCCACCGTGTCCCAGGCCAAGGGCCCGAGCCCCCAGGCCAACAAGGAACTGG GAAACTTTTTCCGGAGCCTTTGGGGACCTTACGCTGGCTGGGCCCAAGCA GTGGTGTTCAGTGCTGATCTGCACAAGCCCCACTGTGTCCAGGAGCCACCAGCAAAGCGCAGAAAAGTGTCCAAAGGGCCAAAAGGCTAG